The Chryseobacterium indicum genome includes a window with the following:
- a CDS encoding ABC transporter ATP-binding protein: MTTILKTEKVNKFFHDPVEFQVLKNIEFEVQKGEFLSMIGKSGSGKSTLLYILSTMDTDYKGNLYIDNQLTTGLNKDKLAELRNEKIGFVFQFHYLLPEFSCLKNVMIPALKLGKLNEKEIEHKAYEKLEMLGLKDQALKPASKLSGGQQQRVAIARALINDPLIIMGDEPTGNLDSKNTDIVFDIFQELTKTYGQTIIAVTHDDDFARKSDRIIEMKDGEIIKK, encoded by the coding sequence ATGACCACAATTTTAAAAACAGAAAAAGTAAATAAATTTTTTCACGATCCTGTTGAATTTCAGGTACTCAAAAACATAGAATTTGAAGTACAAAAAGGAGAATTCCTTTCCATGATCGGGAAATCCGGAAGCGGAAAATCTACCCTGCTTTACATTCTTTCCACAATGGATACAGATTATAAAGGGAATCTTTATATTGATAATCAGCTTACAACAGGTCTCAACAAAGATAAGCTTGCAGAACTGCGGAACGAAAAAATAGGATTTGTTTTTCAGTTTCATTATTTGCTTCCCGAATTTTCTTGCCTGAAAAATGTAATGATTCCTGCATTAAAACTTGGAAAATTAAACGAAAAAGAAATTGAACACAAAGCTTATGAAAAACTGGAAATGCTGGGATTGAAAGATCAGGCTCTGAAGCCGGCAAGCAAACTTTCAGGAGGACAGCAGCAACGTGTTGCAATCGCCAGAGCACTCATCAATGATCCGTTGATTATCATGGGAGACGAACCGACAGGAAACCTCGACAGCAAGAATACAGACATTGTTTTTGATATTTTTCAGGAGCTTACCAAAACCTACGGTCAGACAATTATTGCAGTTACTCATGATGATGATTTTGCCCGCAAAAGCGACCGGATTATTGAGATGAAGGACGGAGAAATTATAAAAAAATAA
- a CDS encoding TIGR01777 family oxidoreductase, whose amino-acid sequence MKIIIAAGTGFLGKNLEKYFTEKGNDVYILTRNPKQKNELYWDAKTLGEWKKILENSDVLINLAGKSVDCRYTEKNQKEIYNSRIESTKVLQQAIDECIHKPKIWLNSSSATIYVHSEKHLNTEENGIIGDDFSMNICKSWENEFFKSETENLRKVALRTSIVLGNNGGAFPKLKSLTKFGLGGKQGKGNQNVSWIHIDDFCRAVAFILEHENISGTINITAPNPLSNEEFMKKLRKQMKIPFGLNASVWQLEIASIILNTETELLLKSRNVYPEKLIKSGFEFTYANIESAFNNLV is encoded by the coding sequence ATGAAAATAATCATCGCCGCCGGAACGGGCTTTCTCGGAAAAAATCTCGAAAAATATTTTACTGAAAAAGGAAATGATGTCTACATTTTAACCCGAAACCCAAAACAGAAAAATGAATTGTATTGGGATGCCAAAACTTTGGGCGAATGGAAAAAAATACTCGAAAATTCTGATGTTCTGATCAATCTTGCCGGAAAATCCGTCGATTGCAGATATACGGAAAAGAACCAAAAAGAAATTTACAATTCAAGAATTGAAAGCACAAAAGTTCTTCAGCAGGCAATTGATGAATGTATCCATAAACCCAAAATCTGGCTCAATTCCAGTTCCGCAACCATTTACGTTCATTCAGAAAAACATTTGAACACAGAAGAAAACGGGATCATTGGCGACGATTTTTCCATGAACATCTGTAAAAGCTGGGAAAATGAATTTTTTAAATCAGAAACAGAAAATTTACGAAAAGTTGCGTTACGGACTTCCATCGTTTTAGGAAATAACGGCGGAGCTTTCCCTAAACTGAAGAGTCTTACCAAATTCGGATTGGGCGGAAAACAGGGAAAAGGAAACCAAAATGTGAGCTGGATTCACATTGATGATTTTTGCAGAGCAGTAGCGTTCATTCTTGAACATGAAAATATTTCAGGAACTATCAATATTACAGCACCTAATCCTTTATCCAACGAAGAATTTATGAAAAAATTAAGAAAACAAATGAAAATACCGTTTGGATTGAATGCTTCAGTTTGGCAACTGGAAATTGCATCAATAATCTTAAACACCGAAACCGAATTACTATTAAAAAGCCGGAATGTCTACCCTGAAAAATTAATCAAAAGCGGCTTTGAATTTACTTATGCAAATATTGAATCTGCATTTAACAATTTGGTTTAA
- a CDS encoding alpha-L-fucosidase yields MFIRQKTKAILLSSFLTSSAFFSQAHNVSEGYQKPTDPLVVQNLENWQDLKFGLFMHWGTYSQWGIVESWSLCPEDESWTQRKLEHGKSYYEYVKNYENLQTTFNPVQFNPQKWAEVAKKAGMKYVVFTTKHHDGFAMFNTQQSDYKITSSKTPFSKNPKADVTKEIFNTFRNSGFKIGAYFSKPDWHSDDYWWSYFPPKDRNVNYDPKKYPEKWNSFKNFTFNQLNEITSNYGKIDILWLDGGWVRPFNTINPNVEWQRTIKVEQDIDMDKIGTMARKNQPGIIVVDRTVPGKWENYVTPEQAAPEKPLSIPWESCITMGDSFSYVPNDNYKSSQKIIETLIKIISRGGNYLMNIAPGPNGDYDPVVYERLKEISDWMNKNQSAVFATRSIAPYHDGNFYYTKSKDGKTVNIFHLDEKINYESPETLNFTIPENFKPKSLKILGLSNKIQWKQSGNSIEINLPKERNQLKYSTVIQITQ; encoded by the coding sequence ATGTTCATCAGACAAAAAACAAAAGCCATCCTCCTTTCATCATTTCTTACGTCATCCGCTTTTTTTTCTCAGGCTCACAATGTTTCTGAAGGTTATCAGAAACCTACCGATCCGCTTGTTGTTCAAAATCTGGAAAACTGGCAGGATTTAAAATTTGGGCTCTTCATGCATTGGGGAACCTACAGCCAATGGGGAATTGTCGAAAGCTGGAGCCTCTGTCCCGAAGACGAGTCATGGACACAAAGAAAACTCGAACACGGAAAATCGTACTACGAATACGTAAAGAACTATGAAAATCTTCAGACCACTTTCAATCCGGTTCAGTTCAATCCACAGAAATGGGCAGAAGTTGCGAAAAAGGCAGGAATGAAATATGTGGTTTTTACAACAAAACACCACGACGGTTTTGCAATGTTTAATACCCAACAGTCTGATTACAAAATTACTTCTTCCAAAACGCCTTTTTCCAAAAATCCGAAAGCAGACGTAACAAAAGAAATTTTCAATACATTCCGAAATAGCGGGTTTAAAATCGGAGCTTACTTTTCAAAACCCGATTGGCATTCCGACGATTACTGGTGGTCGTATTTTCCGCCAAAAGACCGAAATGTAAACTACGATCCCAAAAAATATCCGGAAAAATGGAACAGTTTTAAAAACTTTACCTTTAACCAACTCAACGAAATCACCTCCAATTACGGTAAAATTGATATTCTTTGGTTAGACGGAGGTTGGGTTCGTCCCTTTAATACCATCAATCCCAATGTAGAATGGCAAAGAACCATCAAAGTTGAACAAGACATCGATATGGATAAAATCGGAACAATGGCGCGTAAAAACCAACCCGGAATCATTGTCGTAGACCGTACCGTTCCCGGAAAATGGGAAAACTATGTCACGCCGGAACAGGCGGCTCCCGAAAAACCACTTTCCATTCCCTGGGAAAGCTGCATCACAATGGGAGATTCCTTTTCCTATGTTCCCAACGACAATTACAAATCCTCTCAGAAAATCATCGAAACATTAATTAAAATCATCTCAAGAGGCGGAAATTACCTCATGAATATTGCTCCCGGACCGAATGGAGATTATGATCCTGTAGTTTACGAAAGACTGAAAGAAATTTCTGATTGGATGAATAAAAACCAGTCTGCGGTTTTTGCAACAAGAAGCATTGCACCTTATCACGACGGAAATTTTTACTACACGAAAAGCAAAGACGGAAAAACAGTGAATATTTTTCATCTGGATGAAAAAATAAATTATGAGTCTCCGGAAACGTTAAATTTTACAATTCCTGAAAATTTTAAACCAAAATCATTAAAAATTTTAGGTTTATCCAATAAAATTCAATGGAAACAGTCTGGAAATTCAATTGAAATCAATTTACCCAAAGAAAGAAATCAATTAAAATATTCAACTGTAATCCAGATTACGCAATAG
- a CDS encoding beta-glucosidase, whose protein sequence is MSTTLISAQKPLYKDPKQPVEARVQDLLKRMTPEEKFWQCFMIPGDLDNVPKDQYSHGIFGLQVSAGNQGGGVAGQMLKYNANEDAERLAKKINAIQKYFVEESRLGIPIIPFDEALHGLMREGATAFPQAIGLSATFNPELMKEVSIAIAKESKLRGIRQILTPVVNLASDVRWGRTEETYGEDLFLTSVMGVNFVSSFENQGIITTPKHFLANVGEGGRDSYPIHWSRRYLEETHLIPFQKAFQQGKSRSVMTSYNLLDGRPSTANHWLLTEKLKTDWNFKGFVISDASAVGGANVLHFTAKDYDDASAQAINAGLDVIFQTEYKHYKLFIPPFLDGRISQERIDDAVARVLRAKFELGLFENPYVSNKDIEELNKINHKPLAEKAAAESFVLLQNNHQILPISENYKKILVVGTDAVDARLGGYSGPGNKKVSILDGIKNFTKSKNIEIAYSKGIDWNIKDFLTVPAEVLSSENQKGLKGSYFSNSELKGNPAFEKQDEQLNFKWTLYSPNPEKLQPDNYSVRWKGKLEAPKSGKYQLGLRGNDGFRLFLNGSLLIDNWEKLSYSIKTVEVEFNKGQKYDIVVEFHENRGEANIELIWNYGLYDYQKDFNDALKQAQNADYIIVTAGIHEGEFQDRSSLSLPGNQEKFIHELSKLNKPTSVVLIGGSAIKTTGWKDKVGAILDVWYPGEEGGNAVAKVLFGAENPSGKLPITFPVEEGQLPLTYNHHPTGRGNDYYDLSGEPLYPFGFGLSYTTFEISDLQLNKIKYSENDTIVAKVTVKNTGSKAGSEVVQLYVKDLLASVSRPVIELKGFQKIYLQPGESKQVSIKIPVKELQFLDEKMNWIVEKGTYRIFVGNSSKNLPLKQNIEVE, encoded by the coding sequence TTGAGCACAACACTTATTTCAGCTCAAAAACCGTTATACAAAGATCCCAAACAACCTGTTGAAGCCAGAGTTCAGGATCTATTGAAACGCATGACGCCCGAAGAAAAATTCTGGCAATGCTTTATGATTCCCGGAGATCTGGATAACGTTCCGAAAGATCAGTATTCCCACGGAATCTTCGGTTTGCAGGTAAGCGCAGGAAATCAGGGAGGCGGAGTTGCAGGACAAATGCTGAAATACAACGCCAATGAAGATGCAGAAAGACTCGCAAAAAAGATCAATGCCATTCAGAAATATTTTGTGGAAGAATCAAGACTGGGAATTCCGATTATTCCTTTCGATGAAGCTTTGCACGGATTAATGCGTGAAGGAGCAACTGCTTTTCCACAGGCAATTGGTTTATCCGCAACATTCAATCCTGAGTTGATGAAAGAAGTTTCAATAGCTATTGCAAAAGAATCTAAACTGAGAGGAATCCGTCAGATTCTGACGCCGGTTGTGAATTTGGCAAGCGATGTACGATGGGGAAGAACGGAAGAAACATACGGGGAAGATCTGTTTCTGACTTCTGTGATGGGGGTAAATTTCGTCAGTTCTTTTGAAAATCAGGGAATTATTACCACTCCGAAACACTTTTTAGCCAACGTTGGAGAAGGCGGAAGAGATTCATATCCCATTCACTGGAGCAGAAGATATTTGGAGGAAACCCATTTGATTCCTTTTCAGAAAGCTTTCCAACAGGGAAAAAGCCGTTCGGTAATGACTTCTTATAACTTACTGGACGGAAGACCTTCTACGGCAAATCATTGGCTGTTAACAGAAAAATTAAAAACAGACTGGAATTTTAAAGGATTTGTCATCAGCGATGCAAGTGCGGTCGGAGGAGCGAATGTGTTACATTTTACGGCAAAAGATTATGATGATGCTTCGGCACAGGCAATTAATGCAGGACTTGATGTGATTTTCCAGACAGAATACAAACATTACAAACTTTTTATTCCTCCGTTTTTGGATGGAAGAATTTCTCAGGAAAGAATTGATGATGCAGTCGCAAGAGTTTTGAGGGCAAAATTTGAACTCGGTCTGTTTGAAAATCCTTACGTTTCTAATAAAGATATAGAAGAATTAAATAAAATCAATCATAAACCGTTGGCGGAAAAAGCTGCGGCAGAATCTTTTGTTTTGCTTCAGAATAATCATCAAATCCTTCCGATTTCTGAAAATTATAAAAAAATTTTAGTGGTAGGAACAGATGCTGTTGATGCAAGATTAGGCGGTTATTCGGGGCCGGGAAATAAAAAGGTCAGCATTTTGGACGGCATTAAAAATTTTACCAAAAGTAAAAATATCGAAATCGCTTATTCAAAGGGAATCGACTGGAATATAAAGGATTTTCTGACCGTTCCTGCTGAAGTTTTGTCTTCTGAAAATCAAAAAGGGTTAAAGGGAAGTTATTTTTCAAATTCTGAATTAAAAGGAAATCCCGCTTTTGAAAAACAGGACGAACAACTGAATTTCAAGTGGACTTTGTATTCGCCCAATCCTGAAAAATTGCAGCCAGACAACTACAGTGTTCGCTGGAAAGGAAAACTGGAAGCTCCAAAATCGGGAAAATATCAGTTAGGTTTAAGAGGAAATGATGGTTTCAGATTGTTTTTAAATGGTTCATTGTTAATTGACAATTGGGAAAAACTCAGCTATTCAATCAAAACCGTTGAGGTAGAATTTAATAAAGGTCAGAAATATGATATTGTGGTTGAATTTCACGAAAACAGGGGAGAAGCGAACATTGAACTGATCTGGAACTATGGCTTATATGACTATCAAAAAGATTTTAATGATGCTTTGAAGCAGGCTCAGAATGCAGATTATATCATTGTTACAGCCGGAATTCATGAAGGGGAATTTCAGGATCGTTCTTCGTTAAGTTTGCCTGGAAATCAGGAAAAATTCATCCATGAATTATCAAAATTAAATAAACCGACATCGGTTGTTTTGATTGGTGGTTCTGCCATAAAAACAACGGGTTGGAAAGATAAGGTAGGAGCAATTCTGGATGTCTGGTATCCCGGAGAAGAAGGCGGAAACGCTGTGGCAAAAGTACTTTTCGGAGCAGAAAATCCTTCAGGAAAACTGCCAATAACCTTTCCGGTTGAAGAAGGTCAGTTGCCTTTGACGTACAACCATCATCCGACAGGAAGAGGAAATGATTATTACGATCTGAGCGGCGAACCTTTGTATCCTTTTGGTTTTGGACTGAGCTATACCACTTTTGAAATCTCAGATTTACAGTTAAATAAAATAAAATATTCTGAAAATGATACAATTGTGGCAAAAGTGACTGTGAAAAATACAGGTTCGAAAGCAGGAAGCGAAGTCGTTCAGTTGTATGTAAAAGATCTGTTGGCTTCGGTTTCCAGACCGGTTATTGAGTTAAAAGGCTTTCAGAAAATTTATTTACAACCGGGAGAATCCAAACAGGTTTCGATTAAAATTCCGGTGAAAGAATTACAGTTTTTAGATGAAAAAATGAACTGGATCGTGGAAAAAGGAACGTACAGAATCTTTGTTGGAAACTCTTCCAAAAATCTGCCTTTGAAACAGAATATTGAAGTTGAATAG
- the lpdA gene encoding dihydrolipoyl dehydrogenase, with protein sequence MNYDIIVIGSGPGGYVTAIRAAQLGFKTAIIEKENLGGICLNWGCIPTKALLKSAQVFHYINHAEDYGLNKVEASFEFPNVIQRSRGVASKMSKGIEFLMKKNKIDVILGTAKVQKGKKVSVTDKEGKVTEYTGTHIIIATGARSRELPNLPQDGKKVIGYRQALSLPEQPKSMIVVGSGAIGVEFADFYNTMGTKVTVVEFMPNIVPVEDEEISKHLEKSLKKSGIEIMTNASVESVDTSGEGVKATVKTAKGNIVLEADILLSAVGIAANIENIGLEEVGIQTDKGRVLVNEWYETSVPGYYAIGDIIPTQALAHVASAEGITCVEKIKGMHVEKIDYGNIPGCTYCHPEVASVGLTEKQAKEKGYEIKVGKFPLSASGKATANGNTDGFIKVIFDAKYGEWLGCHMIGEGVTDMVAEAVVARKLETTGHEIIKSIHPHPTVSEAIMEAAAAAYGEVIHI encoded by the coding sequence ATGAATTACGATATTATTGTCATCGGAAGTGGTCCTGGCGGATACGTTACAGCAATCAGAGCGGCACAATTAGGTTTCAAAACAGCAATCATTGAAAAAGAAAATTTAGGAGGAATCTGCCTTAACTGGGGATGTATTCCTACCAAAGCTTTATTGAAATCGGCTCAGGTTTTTCATTATATCAACCATGCTGAAGATTATGGTTTGAACAAAGTGGAAGCAAGTTTTGAGTTTCCAAACGTAATTCAGAGAAGCCGTGGCGTTGCATCGAAGATGAGCAAAGGGATTGAATTCCTGATGAAGAAAAATAAAATCGACGTTATCCTTGGAACTGCAAAAGTACAGAAAGGTAAAAAAGTTTCTGTTACCGATAAAGAAGGAAAAGTAACTGAGTATACAGGAACACACATCATTATCGCAACAGGAGCACGTTCAAGAGAATTACCGAACTTACCACAGGACGGTAAAAAAGTAATCGGATACAGACAGGCATTGTCTCTTCCTGAGCAGCCAAAATCTATGATTGTTGTAGGTTCAGGAGCTATCGGGGTAGAATTTGCCGATTTCTATAACACGATGGGGACAAAAGTAACCGTTGTAGAATTTATGCCAAACATCGTCCCTGTAGAAGACGAAGAAATTTCTAAACACTTAGAAAAATCTCTGAAAAAATCAGGAATCGAGATCATGACCAATGCTTCAGTAGAAAGCGTTGATACAAGCGGAGAAGGAGTAAAAGCTACCGTAAAAACAGCAAAAGGAAACATCGTTCTTGAAGCTGATATCTTATTATCTGCTGTTGGTATCGCCGCAAACATCGAGAACATCGGTCTTGAAGAAGTGGGAATCCAGACAGACAAAGGAAGAGTTTTGGTCAACGAATGGTACGAAACTTCAGTTCCGGGTTATTATGCAATCGGAGACATCATTCCTACTCAGGCTTTAGCACACGTTGCTTCAGCAGAAGGAATTACCTGTGTTGAAAAAATCAAAGGAATGCACGTTGAGAAAATCGATTATGGCAATATTCCGGGATGTACATACTGTCACCCTGAAGTAGCTTCAGTAGGTCTTACAGAAAAGCAGGCGAAAGAAAAAGGATACGAAATTAAAGTAGGTAAATTCCCTCTTTCTGCAAGTGGAAAAGCAACGGCAAACGGAAATACGGATGGTTTCATCAAAGTTATTTTCGATGCAAAATACGGAGAATGGTTAGGATGCCACATGATCGGAGAAGGGGTTACAGACATGGTTGCAGAAGCGGTTGTTGCCAGAAAACTGGAAACTACAGGTCATGAAATCATCAAATCTATTCACCCGCACCCGACAGTTTCTGAAGCCATTATGGAAGCAGCAGCGGCAGCCTATGGTGAAGTAATTCACATTTAA
- a CDS encoding PH domain-containing protein, whose protein sequence is MFKKLAAEALGLGDIGKIIPSQDYDKVDSDDYILSEDNEKIFFLIKSKRDEYCFTNRALIHIDGASALDKKRVLKRYEYYQFPFSNIALQTAGTIDLDVEISFNIGNVPMMISVAKGQIDQLKDLYKALLAIQQEVHHNHSLLNFSNDSIQKAITTVASGKQENVSKSQELRAINEYIFAWNTNSFDKYNQKDFSRIFEKYINN, encoded by the coding sequence ATGTTTAAAAAATTAGCTGCGGAAGCTTTAGGATTGGGAGACATCGGTAAAATCATTCCTTCTCAGGATTATGATAAAGTAGACTCAGACGATTATATCCTTTCCGAAGATAACGAGAAAATTTTCTTTTTAATTAAATCAAAAAGAGACGAATACTGCTTTACGAACAGAGCTTTGATCCACATCGACGGAGCCAGTGCGTTAGACAAAAAAAGAGTCTTGAAGAGATACGAATATTATCAGTTTCCTTTTTCGAATATTGCTTTACAGACGGCGGGAACCATTGATCTTGATGTAGAAATTTCTTTCAATATCGGGAATGTTCCAATGATGATCAGCGTTGCAAAAGGTCAGATCGATCAGTTGAAAGATTTATATAAAGCACTTTTGGCAATTCAGCAGGAAGTTCACCACAATCATTCTTTGCTGAATTTTTCTAACGACAGCATCCAGAAAGCCATCACCACAGTAGCTTCCGGAAAACAGGAAAACGTTTCCAAAAGTCAGGAACTGAGAGCCATCAACGAATATATTTTTGCATGGAATACCAACAGTTTCGATAAATATAATCAGAAAGACTTTTCAAGAATTTTTGAAAAATATATTAATAATTAA
- a CDS encoding patatin-like phospholipase family protein, translating to MDFGKVGLVLSGGGTKGIAHAGVLKFLAEKNIDIDVLSCCSAGSIVGCLHAVGKTPEEILEFFNSVYFFNWKHFAFNQPGLVSSVIFRNYLNPIFGEMKLGDLDKDVRIVATELVRGTEKIFEKSFKIVDAIIASCSIPGVTTPYIIDDEMYCDGGVLNNFPADIIRDDCDKLIGVFVSPPQDAKINDLRSIKAIVSRSYDLLSYRIERIKFDHCDWFISSQELSTYGTFERRKDRLEQIFNIGYNAAKESFNESRFYANLENEKRIV from the coding sequence ATGGATTTTGGGAAAGTTGGGCTTGTTTTATCGGGTGGCGGAACAAAAGGGATCGCACATGCCGGAGTTTTAAAATTCTTAGCAGAAAAAAATATTGATATTGATGTTCTGTCATGCTGCAGTGCAGGTTCAATTGTGGGCTGTCTTCATGCGGTAGGCAAAACACCCGAAGAAATTCTGGAATTTTTCAATTCGGTTTACTTTTTCAACTGGAAGCATTTTGCATTCAACCAGCCCGGATTGGTTTCTTCCGTTATTTTCAGAAATTATCTCAATCCTATTTTCGGCGAAATGAAACTGGGCGATCTGGATAAAGACGTAAGAATTGTGGCAACAGAATTGGTAAGAGGAACCGAAAAGATCTTTGAAAAAAGTTTTAAAATCGTAGATGCCATTATTGCTTCATGTTCCATTCCCGGAGTGACGACTCCTTATATTATTGATGATGAAATGTACTGTGACGGAGGAGTACTGAATAATTTTCCCGCAGACATCATCAGAGACGATTGCGACAAGCTGATCGGCGTTTTTGTTTCTCCCCCGCAAGATGCCAAAATTAATGATCTCAGATCCATCAAAGCCATTGTTTCACGCTCTTACGATCTGCTTTCTTACCGCATCGAAAGAATTAAATTCGATCACTGCGACTGGTTTATCTCATCACAGGAACTTTCCACCTACGGAACATTCGAAAGAAGAAAAGACCGTCTCGAACAGATTTTTAACATTGGCTACAACGCTGCAAAAGAAAGCTTTAACGAAAGCCGTTTTTACGCTAATCTGGAAAACGAAAAAAGAATAGTCTGA
- the ade gene encoding adenine deaminase: MDFTIKSNLIDIVAKETYPAEIIIKDNKISSIQRISEKLNTYVLPGFIDAHVHIESSMLVPSEFAKIAVKHGTVGTISDPHEIANVLGVSGVDYMIENAQKVPFHFYFGAPSCVPATHFETAGAVIDSGDIDGLLSKKEIVYLAEMMNFPGVIYKDEEVLKKLESAKKHNKPIDGHAPGLMGEEMRSYFSAGISTDHECFGYQEALEKLEFGVKVMIREGSAAKNFDTLIPLLKDFPDQMMFCCDDKHPDNLLESHINDHVKRALDLGYDLYDVLRTSSYNVVKHYNLPVGLLQIGDNADFIEIDNLTDFTILKTYINGALVSENGESFIESVEAATVNNFSCSLKSPSDFKVKSEGEKVRVIETLDGQLITKEIHAEVLNIDGFAESDPENDILKIAVVNRYQDAPVATAFIKNIGLKNGAIASCVAHDCHNIVVVGTNDDDICKAVNLIIQAKGGISLAHDEEEMVLELPIAGIMTDLPAEKVAEAYIKLDRRAKELGSRLRAPYMSLSFMALLVIPELKLSDKGLFNGKSFEFTDVFIK; this comes from the coding sequence ATGGATTTCACCATTAAATCAAACCTCATCGACATTGTTGCAAAGGAAACCTACCCTGCTGAAATAATTATTAAAGACAACAAGATCAGTTCAATACAAAGAATTTCAGAAAAACTGAATACGTATGTTCTGCCCGGATTTATTGATGCACATGTTCATATTGAAAGCAGTATGCTGGTTCCGTCTGAGTTTGCAAAGATTGCGGTAAAGCACGGAACGGTGGGAACGATTTCAGATCCTCATGAAATTGCCAATGTTTTGGGAGTTTCGGGGGTAGATTATATGATCGAAAATGCTCAGAAAGTACCTTTTCATTTTTATTTCGGGGCTCCTTCATGCGTTCCTGCGACCCATTTTGAGACAGCAGGTGCGGTGATTGATTCGGGTGATATTGACGGGCTTTTAAGCAAGAAAGAAATTGTATATCTGGCTGAAATGATGAATTTTCCGGGGGTTATTTATAAAGATGAGGAGGTTCTGAAAAAGCTGGAATCTGCGAAAAAACATAACAAGCCGATTGACGGTCATGCTCCGGGATTAATGGGAGAAGAAATGAGATCTTATTTCAGTGCGGGAATTTCTACAGATCATGAGTGTTTTGGGTATCAGGAAGCACTGGAAAAGCTTGAATTCGGGGTAAAAGTGATGATCCGTGAAGGAAGTGCAGCGAAAAATTTTGACACTTTAATTCCTTTATTAAAAGATTTTCCGGATCAGATGATGTTTTGCTGTGACGATAAGCATCCTGATAATTTGCTGGAATCTCATATCAACGATCATGTAAAACGCGCTCTGGATTTGGGTTATGATTTGTACGATGTGCTGCGTACTTCTTCGTACAATGTAGTTAAACATTACAATTTACCGGTCGGATTATTGCAGATTGGCGACAATGCAGATTTTATAGAAATCGATAATCTCACGGATTTTACGATTTTAAAAACGTACATCAACGGAGCATTGGTTTCAGAAAACGGGGAATCGTTTATTGAATCTGTGGAAGCTGCGACAGTGAATAATTTTAGCTGCAGCTTAAAAAGCCCATCAGATTTTAAGGTAAAAAGCGAAGGGGAAAAAGTTCGTGTGATTGAAACACTGGACGGACAACTGATTACAAAAGAAATTCATGCAGAAGTTTTAAATATTGATGGTTTTGCAGAATCTGATCCTGAAAATGATATTCTGAAAATTGCCGTGGTGAACCGTTATCAGGATGCGCCAGTTGCAACAGCTTTCATTAAAAATATAGGCTTAAAAAACGGAGCGATTGCTTCGTGTGTTGCGCACGACTGTCATAATATTGTAGTGGTGGGAACGAATGACGATGACATATGCAAAGCCGTGAATCTGATCATTCAGGCAAAAGGCGGAATTTCTCTTGCCCATGATGAGGAAGAAATGGTTCTGGAACTGCCGATTGCGGGAATTATGACGGATCTTCCTGCGGAAAAAGTAGCAGAAGCTTATATTAAATTAGACCGGCGCGCAAAGGAATTGGGAAGCAGATTACGAGCGCCTTACATGAGTTTGTCTTTCATGGCTCTTCTGGTGATTCCCGAGCTGAAACTTAGCGACAAAGGGCTTTTCAACGGGAAAAGTTTTGAGTTTACGGATGTCTTTATCAAATAA